In Niveispirillum cyanobacteriorum, the following proteins share a genomic window:
- a CDS encoding TolC family protein — MRLHHAVALAISIAGAPAAWAQTTPAATPTLTSTLFPKQALLTPDTAIALALEHAPRGAAARARLDAAGGAVDQANTSPNPEIGFELENFSGSGPYRDFRASERTYSLSQTIELGGKRGRRTDAARAARDGAAADLTLARLDLARDVRLALSEAVAASRQVALAQDGLRLAVAVQDTIKARVEAGREAPIQASRADITRRQAQLALDQANRRLTIARQALAGLTGLSPAALALDEGWFTRIDTDDAAASGDGADLRRRQADVARGRAELSVEQAKAIPDVTLSAGFRQFREDGENAFLVGVSVPIPIFDSNRGGIAKARAELVAAEADLAAERIDLDRRAHAARANLAAARDTARTLQDSIIPTAEQAFGLANEGYAQGKFAYLEVLEAQRTLVDARTDLINALQGFHDARAELDRLTAPDIEVSP; from the coding sequence ATGCGGCTGCATCATGCGGTCGCCCTGGCGATTTCCATCGCCGGGGCCCCGGCGGCATGGGCGCAAACCACGCCCGCCGCCACCCCCACCCTGACTTCAACACTGTTCCCCAAACAGGCCCTTCTGACCCCTGACACCGCCATCGCGCTGGCTCTTGAACATGCGCCGCGTGGTGCGGCGGCGCGTGCCCGGCTGGATGCCGCCGGCGGGGCCGTCGATCAGGCTAACACCAGCCCCAATCCGGAGATCGGGTTCGAGCTGGAGAATTTTTCCGGCTCCGGCCCCTATCGTGATTTCCGCGCGTCGGAGCGCACCTACAGCCTGTCGCAGACCATCGAACTGGGCGGTAAACGCGGGCGACGCACCGATGCCGCCCGTGCCGCCCGCGACGGGGCGGCCGCCGACCTGACACTGGCCCGGCTGGATCTGGCGCGCGATGTGCGCCTTGCCTTGTCGGAGGCGGTGGCAGCATCGCGGCAGGTGGCCCTGGCCCAGGATGGCCTGCGCCTTGCCGTGGCGGTACAAGACACCATCAAGGCGCGGGTGGAGGCTGGGCGGGAGGCACCGATCCAGGCATCGCGCGCCGATATCACGCGGCGGCAGGCGCAGTTGGCCCTGGATCAGGCCAACCGCCGCCTGACCATCGCGCGGCAGGCGCTGGCCGGCCTGACCGGTCTGTCACCCGCCGCGCTGGCCCTGGACGAAGGCTGGTTCACCCGGATCGACACCGATGATGCGGCAGCCAGCGGTGATGGGGCCGACCTGCGCCGGCGTCAGGCCGATGTGGCGCGCGGGCGGGCGGAATTGTCGGTGGAACAGGCCAAGGCGATCCCCGACGTCACCCTGTCTGCGGGCTTCCGGCAGTTCCGAGAGGATGGGGAGAATGCCTTCCTGGTCGGCGTGTCGGTGCCCATCCCGATCTTTGACAGCAACCGGGGCGGCATCGCAAAGGCGCGGGCCGAATTGGTCGCGGCGGAGGCCGATCTGGCCGCCGAACGCATCGACCTGGACCGCCGCGCCCATGCCGCCCGCGCCAATCTGGCGGCTGCCCGCGACACGGCCCGCACGCTTCAGGACAGCATCATCCCCACCGCCGAACAGGCCTTCGGTCTGGCCAATGAAGGCTATGCCCAGGGCAAGTTCGCCTATCTGGAGGTGCTGGAGGCACAGCGCACGCTGGTCGATGCACGCACCGATCTGATCAACGCCCTGCAGGGCTTCCACGACGCGCGGGCCGAGCTTGACCGGCTGACCGCCCCGGACATTGAGGTGTCCCCATGA
- a CDS encoding FAD-dependent oxidoreductase gives MEGPGMELADVIVLGSGAAGLVAALAASDAGARVLLLEKAGAIGGTTALSGGVFWLPANHFAGDRDSREQALSYLDALSLGLIDPVMAETYVDSVPALVDWLSGPVGMEIRLVEGFPDYHPEHQGGMPDGGRSLEPGPFAMPSLGGWADRVLRGRANPWTMIGERPRGDGSGGVDAATIQARRAAGIECCGRALVGWLLKACLDRGIEPRLNQTVTDLVRDETGRVTGVCCGEVTINARRGVIIATGGFEWDRDLARDFLRGPIGHLPTARTCTGDGLRMAMRAGAALTNMAEAWWVPTIAWGGEEAGDDPTRHFLLLRERTLPGSIMVNAKGRRFANEATNYNAFGAVLHAFDPVGFTYANQPCWLIFCQTYLDRYGFFGLTPGAVAPDWITRADNVPDLAHRLGLPADTLADTVAGWNRMMEGGQDTDFGRGTSAYDGWNGDVDRPAGPARTLGPLDRGPFYAVPVHASTLGTKGGPKTDRDGAVLDLSGQPIQGLYAAGNAMGGVTGKVYGGAGGTLGPAMIFGWRAGRAAARSNAR, from the coding sequence ATGGAAGGGCCGGGGATGGAATTGGCAGACGTGATTGTGCTGGGCAGCGGGGCCGCCGGTCTGGTGGCGGCCCTGGCCGCATCCGATGCCGGCGCACGGGTGCTGCTGCTGGAAAAGGCGGGTGCCATTGGCGGCACCACGGCCCTGTCCGGCGGCGTCTTCTGGCTGCCCGCCAACCATTTCGCGGGCGATCGCGACAGTCGGGAACAGGCGCTCTCCTATCTGGATGCCCTGTCGCTGGGCCTGATCGATCCCGTCATGGCGGAAACTTATGTGGACTCGGTGCCCGCTCTGGTCGACTGGCTGTCGGGGCCGGTGGGGATGGAGATCAGGTTGGTGGAGGGGTTTCCCGATTACCATCCCGAACATCAAGGCGGCATGCCCGATGGCGGCCGGTCGCTGGAACCCGGACCCTTTGCCATGCCATCCCTAGGGGGCTGGGCCGACCGCGTGCTGCGCGGGCGGGCCAATCCCTGGACCATGATCGGCGAACGCCCGCGCGGTGACGGCAGCGGCGGCGTGGATGCGGCCACCATTCAGGCGCGCCGTGCCGCCGGTATCGAATGCTGTGGCCGCGCCCTGGTCGGCTGGCTGTTGAAGGCCTGCCTGGACCGGGGCATCGAACCACGCCTGAACCAGACCGTCACCGACCTTGTGCGCGATGAGACGGGCCGGGTGACGGGCGTGTGCTGCGGTGAGGTCACGATCAATGCCCGGCGCGGGGTGATCATCGCGACCGGCGGCTTTGAATGGGACCGTGATCTGGCGCGCGATTTCCTGCGCGGCCCCATCGGCCATCTGCCCACGGCCCGCACCTGCACCGGCGATGGGCTGCGCATGGCCATGCGGGCGGGTGCGGCCCTGACCAATATGGCGGAGGCCTGGTGGGTGCCCACCATCGCCTGGGGTGGGGAGGAGGCGGGTGACGATCCGACCCGCCATTTCCTGCTGCTGCGGGAACGCACCCTGCCAGGGTCTATCATGGTCAATGCCAAGGGCCGGCGCTTTGCCAATGAGGCGACGAACTACAATGCGTTTGGCGCTGTCCTGCATGCCTTTGATCCCGTCGGCTTCACCTATGCCAATCAGCCCTGCTGGCTGATCTTCTGCCAGACCTATCTGGACCGCTACGGTTTCTTCGGGCTGACGCCCGGTGCCGTGGCCCCGGACTGGATCACGCGTGCCGACAATGTGCCGGACCTTGCTCACCGCCTCGGCCTACCCGCCGATACCCTGGCCGACACGGTGGCCGGCTGGAACCGGATGATGGAAGGCGGACAGGATACGGATTTCGGCCGGGGGACCAGCGCCTATGACGGTTGGAACGGCGATGTCGACCGTCCCGCCGGTCCTGCCCGTACCCTGGGGCCGCTGGATCGCGGGCCCTTCTATGCCGTGCCGGTGCATGCCAGCACGCTGGGCACCAAGGGCGGGCCGAAGACGGACCGCGACGGGGCCGTCCTGGACCTGTCGGGTCAGCCAATCCAAGGCCTGTATGCCGCCGGCAATGCTATGGGCGGGGTGACGGGCAAGGTTTATGGCGGGGCGGGCGGCACCTTGGGCCCCGCCATGATCTTCGGCTGGCGCGCGGGCCGTGCGGCGGCCCGGTCGAATGCGCGATAA
- a CDS encoding efflux RND transporter periplasmic adaptor subunit has translation MNITKKHVLIGVSAIALLLAGGFAVKSFTSTPKLVVAKAGDGHDHGEGEEHEEEGGAIRMDAATITRSKITLVEAGPAPVSRDIRVTGTVVADADKMVHVTLRVSGIVTEVHKRLGEPVLPGDVLLVLDSRDLADAKAEYLSALRQNTLAATTLSREEGLWRKQVSAEQDYLTARAAAETAAIALAAAKQRLTVLGLSPAEIAGLDKQPFSLGRLEVRSPIAGRVIGREAVRGELLAAEKEVFSVADLSSVWVELPVYAADLPAVKEGQPVSLTGQGGRSAEGKVVAAGATLDPQTGAARVVAALDNGDGEWRPGDFGSGSIQAGGEMADIAVPASALQVLNGDNVVFVRNAEGFEPRVVEVGRRNSRFAEITFGLFPGEQVATGNTFLLKAEASRGEASHSHAH, from the coding sequence ATGAACATCACGAAAAAACATGTCCTGATCGGCGTCTCCGCCATCGCCCTGTTGCTGGCCGGCGGCTTTGCCGTCAAAAGCTTCACCAGCACCCCGAAGCTGGTGGTCGCCAAGGCCGGTGACGGCCATGACCATGGCGAGGGAGAGGAGCATGAGGAGGAAGGCGGTGCGATCCGTATGGACGCCGCCACTATCACCCGCTCCAAGATCACGCTGGTTGAGGCTGGCCCCGCGCCCGTGTCCCGCGACATCCGCGTCACGGGCACGGTGGTCGCGGATGCGGACAAGATGGTGCATGTCACCCTGCGCGTGTCCGGTATCGTGACGGAGGTGCATAAGCGCCTGGGCGAGCCGGTTTTGCCGGGCGATGTGCTGCTGGTGCTGGACAGCCGCGATCTGGCCGACGCCAAGGCGGAATATCTGTCGGCCTTGCGCCAGAACACATTGGCCGCCACCACCCTCTCGCGTGAAGAGGGGCTGTGGCGCAAGCAGGTGTCGGCGGAGCAGGATTACCTGACCGCCCGCGCCGCCGCCGAAACCGCCGCCATCGCCCTGGCCGCCGCCAAGCAGCGCCTGACGGTGCTGGGCCTGTCGCCTGCGGAAATCGCCGGTCTGGACAAGCAGCCCTTCAGCCTGGGCCGGCTGGAGGTCCGTTCCCCCATCGCCGGCCGCGTCATCGGGCGGGAGGCTGTGCGCGGTGAGTTACTGGCGGCGGAAAAGGAAGTGTTCTCCGTCGCCGACCTGTCCAGCGTCTGGGTCGAACTGCCCGTCTATGCCGCCGACCTGCCGGCCGTGAAGGAGGGCCAACCTGTCAGCCTGACCGGCCAGGGTGGGCGCAGTGCGGAGGGCAAGGTGGTCGCCGCCGGTGCGACCCTGGACCCGCAGACAGGGGCCGCGCGTGTCGTGGCCGCCCTGGATAATGGCGATGGCGAATGGCGCCCGGGCGATTTCGGGTCTGGCAGCATCCAGGCGGGCGGGGAGATGGCGGACATCGCCGTCCCTGCCAGCGCCTTGCAGGTGCTGAACGGCGATAATGTCGTCTTCGTGCGCAATGCGGAGGGTTTTGAGCCGCGTGTGGTGGAGGTCGGGCGGCGCAACAGCCGCTTTGCCGAGATCACCTTCGGCCTGTTCCCCGGTGAACAGGTGGCGACGGGCAATACCTTCCTGCTGAAGGCCGAGGCCTCGCGTGGGGAAGCCTCCCACAGCCATGCGCATTGA
- a CDS encoding FAD-dependent oxidoreductase: MTNHYPHLFRPLTIGSMKLRNRVMLPPHASAVGNLWGTEAEAARNIAYWASRARAGAGWIDGITGFVENRMPPGFEPTGVGAMKNGVFRLPHYLERAGAYAAAVKAEGAVATTQLVIQGGMPHGPSARLSGPLIHQVPHALDRDEIRWFVQEYRFSASQAQKAGLDGVEIHANHDDLMEWFLSPLTNRREDEYGGSFANRLRFITEILTEIRDATGPGFTVGIRMNMAEGEPGGYDLLGGAAIAGRLADAKLVDYVHLVMGSPWGDPSYIQPHHYPAGGWADHAAVYRRSLSIPIVYTGRIIGPDVAERALAEGHADVVGMARAHFADGDLLAKAREGRAADIRPCIGCNECISRRYVENLPFACAVNPDAGREVEGPLPRVAVRKRLLVVGGGPAGLELAVRAAERGHKVTLWEAADRLGGQVRLAALLPTQEGFLGWINHLSRRLDQLDVHVHRGRRATVESVLAEGMDMVAVATGAVARRPDIKGLDLPFVHDMRDVLTDRAALGRRVHIIVQDDHSAPLALADLLAQRGHVVTMLYQTPGPAPLVGRYTLGAFLARLSRGGVMFRHQVQAMAIEPGRIRLRNVFSFKEEMADGVDSVVLACGSVADAGLYNELKGQQANLHLLGDAFAPRRIVFATQQAYALAATL; the protein is encoded by the coding sequence ATGACCAACCATTACCCGCACTTGTTCCGCCCCCTGACCATCGGGTCCATGAAGCTGCGCAACCGCGTGATGCTGCCACCCCATGCCAGTGCCGTGGGCAATTTGTGGGGCACGGAAGCAGAGGCGGCGCGCAACATTGCCTATTGGGCATCGCGCGCCCGCGCCGGGGCCGGTTGGATCGACGGGATCACAGGCTTTGTCGAAAACCGGATGCCGCCGGGGTTTGAGCCCACGGGCGTGGGGGCCATGAAGAACGGCGTCTTCCGCCTGCCGCATTATCTGGAAAGGGCCGGTGCCTATGCGGCGGCGGTAAAGGCGGAAGGGGCGGTGGCGACCACGCAACTGGTGATCCAGGGCGGCATGCCGCACGGGCCCAGTGCGCGGCTTTCCGGCCCCCTGATCCATCAGGTGCCCCACGCCCTGGACCGGGATGAAATCCGCTGGTTTGTGCAGGAATACCGTTTCTCAGCCTCCCAGGCGCAGAAGGCGGGGCTGGACGGGGTGGAGATCCACGCCAACCATGACGATCTGATGGAATGGTTCCTGTCGCCCCTGACCAACCGGCGCGAGGATGAATATGGCGGTTCCTTCGCCAACCGCCTGCGCTTTATCACGGAAATCCTGACCGAGATCCGGGACGCGACGGGACCAGGCTTCACCGTCGGCATCCGCATGAACATGGCAGAAGGTGAGCCGGGCGGGTACGACCTGCTGGGTGGGGCGGCCATTGCCGGGCGACTGGCCGATGCCAAGCTCGTGGACTATGTGCATCTGGTGATGGGCAGCCCCTGGGGCGATCCCTCCTACATTCAGCCGCACCATTACCCTGCCGGCGGCTGGGCTGACCATGCTGCTGTCTATCGCCGGTCTCTATCCATCCCCATCGTCTATACGGGGCGCATCATAGGGCCGGACGTGGCGGAACGGGCGCTGGCAGAGGGACATGCCGATGTGGTGGGCATGGCACGCGCGCATTTCGCCGATGGCGACTTGCTGGCCAAGGCACGCGAAGGCAGGGCTGCCGATATCCGGCCCTGCATCGGCTGCAATGAATGTATCAGCCGCCGCTATGTCGAGAACCTGCCCTTCGCCTGCGCCGTCAATCCCGATGCGGGGCGGGAGGTGGAGGGGCCGCTGCCCCGCGTGGCGGTGAGAAAACGCCTGCTGGTGGTGGGTGGCGGTCCGGCGGGCCTGGAACTGGCGGTGCGCGCTGCCGAACGCGGACACAAAGTGACCTTGTGGGAGGCCGCCGACCGGCTGGGCGGACAGGTGCGGCTGGCGGCCTTGCTGCCCACGCAGGAGGGGTTCCTGGGCTGGATCAATCATCTGTCCCGGCGCCTGGATCAGTTGGACGTGCATGTCCATCGCGGGCGCCGGGCCACGGTGGAATCCGTGTTGGCGGAAGGCATGGACATGGTGGCGGTGGCCACCGGCGCCGTCGCCCGCCGCCCCGATATCAAGGGCCTGGACCTGCCCTTCGTGCATGATATGCGCGATGTCCTGACCGACCGGGCCGCACTGGGCCGGCGGGTGCATATCATCGTGCAGGATGATCATTCCGCCCCGCTGGCTCTGGCCGACCTGCTGGCGCAGCGCGGGCATGTGGTGACCATGCTGTACCAGACGCCGGGGCCAGCACCGCTTGTGGGGCGCTATACGCTGGGCGCGTTCCTGGCCCGGCTGTCGCGCGGCGGCGTGATGTTCCGCCATCAGGTGCAGGCCATGGCCATCGAGCCAGGCCGCATCCGCCTGCGCAATGTCTTTTCCTTCAAGGAGGAGATGGCCGACGGGGTGGACAGCGTGGTTCTGGCTTGCGGGTCGGTGGCCGATGCCGGGCTTTATAACGAGTTGAAAGGCCAGCAGGCCAACCTGCATCTGCTGGGCGACGCCTTCGCCCCCCGCCGCATCGTCTTTGCCACCCAGCAGGCCTATGCGTTGGCAGCCACGCTGTAG
- a CDS encoding efflux RND transporter permease subunit encodes MMIEPILSFAIRRRVLVVLLVAVLAAFGLRSLLHLPIDAVPDITNNQIQITTLAPALSPFEVEQQVTYPVETALAGIAGLEDTRSISVNGLSQVTAIFEEKVDIYFARQQVAERLGEARDRLPPGLTPTMGPISTGLGEVYMWTVEYAPFDAKKAKAGAAGWQPDGSYLTPEGERLTTEVERATYLRTVQDWIVAPQMKGVRGVAGIDTIGGHVRQFHVLPDPARLVSFGLTFADLGAALERANQSLGAGQMERNGELFIVRSDGRISTAEQIASTVIATRGGVPVRLSDVATVQTGQELRTGSASENGREVVVGTALMLIGQNSRTVADAVDTKLQDIRRSLPADIMAKTVLDRTDLVNATIKTVAKNLTEGALLVIAVLFGLLGNIRAALITALVIPVTMLMTATGMLEAGVSANLMSLGALDFGLIVDGAVIIAENCLRRLGERQHHLGRVLTLNERLVEVMEASKEMIQPSVYGQAIIITVYLPLLTFTGVEGKMFEPMALTVIIALVAAFILSLTLVPALIALFVSGRVEEKENAIIRRAGDWYRPWLDQALGAPVKAAGFAAALFGLSLLLFTQLGQEFIPQLDEGDVALNAFRIPSTSLPQATEQQLDIEKAVAAFPEVAFAFSKTGTAEIGTDVMPPGISHMFVMLKPRDEWPDPGLSKAELVERLEKAVGSLPGQVYEVSQPIQLRFNELLAGVRGDVAIKVFGDDFDTLLTTANQIAAVIQTVPGAADVRAEQVSGASFLNVEVDRDRASRFGLSVADVQDVLAIAVGGREAGLVYQGDRRFDILVRLPDALRNDPDALATLPIPLTEGRTVPLGEVASIRFAEGPNQISRENGKRRIVVQANVRGRDIGSFVAEAQEKLAAQVAVPAGYWVTWGGQFENLIAARDRLMIVVPACFALIFLLLYSALGSARDAVLVFSGVPLALTGGILALYLRGMPFSISAAVGMIALSGIAVLNGLVMLSFIRQLRLKGMALDQAVREGAMTRLRPVLMTALVASLGFVPMALSTSVGAEVQRPIATVVIGGLITATLLTLILLPALYRRFAAPIQPSEDNLAEGRVS; translated from the coding sequence ATGATGATCGAACCCATCCTGTCCTTCGCCATCCGGCGCCGCGTGCTGGTGGTGCTGCTGGTGGCGGTATTGGCGGCGTTCGGCCTGCGGTCGCTGCTGCACCTGCCCATCGATGCCGTTCCCGACATCACCAACAATCAGATCCAGATCACGACGCTGGCCCCCGCCCTGTCACCGTTCGAGGTGGAACAGCAGGTGACCTACCCCGTCGAAACGGCCCTGGCCGGGATCGCGGGGCTGGAGGATACCCGCTCCATCTCCGTCAATGGCCTGTCGCAGGTGACGGCCATCTTTGAAGAAAAGGTCGATATCTATTTCGCCCGGCAACAGGTGGCCGAACGGCTGGGCGAGGCGCGCGACCGTCTGCCCCCCGGCCTGACGCCCACCATGGGCCCGATCTCCACGGGCCTGGGCGAGGTCTATATGTGGACCGTCGAATATGCGCCCTTTGACGCCAAGAAGGCCAAGGCCGGTGCCGCCGGTTGGCAGCCCGACGGGTCCTACCTGACGCCCGAGGGTGAACGCCTGACGACCGAGGTGGAACGGGCCACCTATCTGCGCACTGTCCAGGACTGGATTGTGGCCCCGCAGATGAAGGGCGTGCGCGGCGTGGCCGGGATCGACACGATCGGCGGCCATGTCCGGCAGTTCCATGTCTTGCCCGACCCGGCCCGGCTGGTCAGCTTCGGCCTGACCTTCGCTGATCTGGGGGCGGCGCTGGAACGCGCCAATCAGAGTTTGGGTGCGGGCCAGATGGAGCGGAACGGGGAGCTGTTCATCGTCCGCTCCGACGGTCGCATCTCCACCGCCGAACAGATTGCCAGCACCGTCATCGCCACGCGCGGCGGCGTGCCCGTGCGCCTGTCCGATGTGGCGACGGTACAGACGGGCCAGGAACTGCGGACGGGCTCTGCCAGCGAGAATGGCCGCGAGGTGGTGGTGGGTACGGCCCTGATGCTGATCGGGCAGAACAGCCGTACTGTTGCCGATGCGGTGGATACCAAGCTCCAGGATATCCGCCGCTCCCTGCCCGCCGACATCATGGCCAAGACGGTGCTGGACCGCACCGATCTGGTGAATGCCACCATCAAGACGGTGGCCAAGAACCTGACTGAGGGCGCGCTTCTGGTCATCGCGGTTCTGTTCGGGCTGCTGGGCAATATCCGCGCGGCCCTGATCACGGCTCTGGTCATTCCCGTCACCATGCTGATGACGGCGACCGGCATGCTGGAAGCCGGTGTCAGTGCCAATCTGATGAGCCTGGGCGCCTTGGATTTCGGCCTGATCGTCGACGGGGCCGTGATCATCGCCGAAAACTGCCTGCGCCGGCTGGGTGAAAGGCAGCATCATCTGGGCCGTGTCCTGACCTTGAATGAACGGCTGGTGGAGGTGATGGAGGCATCAAAGGAGATGATCCAGCCCTCGGTCTATGGGCAGGCCATCATCATCACTGTCTATCTGCCGCTGCTGACCTTCACGGGGGTCGAGGGCAAGATGTTCGAGCCGATGGCGCTGACCGTGATCATCGCCCTGGTTGCGGCCTTCATCCTGTCGCTGACCCTGGTCCCCGCCCTGATCGCCCTGTTCGTGTCGGGCCGGGTTGAGGAAAAGGAAAATGCCATCATCCGCCGGGCCGGCGACTGGTACCGCCCCTGGCTGGACCAGGCGCTGGGCGCACCGGTCAAGGCGGCGGGCTTCGCTGCGGCCCTGTTCGGCCTGTCGCTGCTGCTGTTCACGCAGTTGGGGCAGGAATTCATCCCGCAGTTGGATGAGGGCGATGTGGCGCTGAACGCGTTCCGCATCCCCAGCACCAGCCTGCCCCAAGCCACCGAACAGCAGCTTGACATCGAAAAGGCCGTCGCCGCCTTCCCGGAAGTGGCCTTCGCCTTTTCCAAGACGGGCACAGCGGAGATCGGGACGGACGTGATGCCGCCCGGCATTTCCCACATGTTCGTGATGCTGAAGCCGCGCGATGAATGGCCCGATCCCGGCTTGTCCAAGGCGGAACTGGTAGAGCGGCTGGAAAAGGCCGTGGGCAGCCTGCCGGGCCAGGTGTACGAGGTCAGCCAGCCCATCCAGCTTCGCTTCAACGAATTGCTGGCCGGGGTGCGCGGCGATGTCGCCATCAAGGTGTTTGGCGATGATTTCGATACGTTGCTGACCACCGCCAACCAGATCGCCGCTGTCATCCAGACAGTGCCGGGGGCGGCGGATGTGCGGGCTGAACAGGTGTCGGGGGCGTCCTTTCTGAATGTGGAGGTCGACCGCGACCGGGCGTCCCGCTTCGGCCTGTCGGTGGCGGATGTGCAAGACGTGCTGGCCATCGCCGTCGGCGGGCGGGAAGCGGGGCTGGTCTATCAGGGTGACCGCCGCTTCGACATCCTGGTCCGCCTGCCCGACGCCTTGCGAAACGACCCCGACGCGCTGGCGACCCTGCCGATCCCCCTGACAGAGGGGCGGACGGTGCCGCTGGGCGAGGTGGCAAGCATTCGCTTCGCCGAAGGGCCGAACCAGATCAGCCGGGAGAATGGCAAGCGCCGCATCGTGGTGCAGGCCAATGTCCGGGGCCGCGATATCGGGTCCTTCGTGGCCGAGGCGCAGGAAAAGCTGGCGGCCCAGGTTGCGGTGCCCGCCGGTTACTGGGTCACCTGGGGCGGGCAGTTCGAAAACCTGATCGCGGCGCGCGACCGGCTGATGATCGTGGTGCCGGCCTGTTTTGCCCTGATCTTCCTGCTGCTCTACAGCGCACTGGGCTCCGCCCGCGATGCCGTTCTGGTGTTCAGCGGCGTACCGCTGGCGCTGACGGGCGGCATCCTGGCGCTGTATCTGCGGGGTATGCCGTTCTCCATCTCCGCCGCGGTCGGCATGATCGCGCTGTCGGGCATCGCCGTGCTGAACGGGCTGGTCATGCTGTCCTTCATCCGGCAATTGCGGCTGAAGGGCATGGCGCTGGATCAGGCGGTGCGGGAAGGGGCAATGACGCGCCTGCGGCCCGTGTTGATGACGGCCCTGGTGGCCAGCCTGGGCTTCGTGCCCATGGCCTTGTCCACCTCTGTCGGGGCGGAGGTGCAGCGGCCCATCGCCACCGTCGTCATTGGCGGCCTGATCACCGCCACCCTGCTGACCCTGATCCTGCTGCCGGCGCTTTACCGCCGGTTCGCGGCCCCCATCCAGCCCAGCGAAGACAATCTTGCCGAAGGGAGAGTGTCATGA
- a CDS encoding TetR/AcrR family transcriptional regulator has product MPAVVDHEARRRAVAEVTADLVAKAGIEAVTVREVAQAAGYSTAIVSHYFASKVELLFYTYRATVLRAHQRMEGALEAGGGPIRPYLAALLPLNAEQRRDWLVWFAFWTMAIADHTLSAEQQVRSRQITARVTSLLMERGLAEDAAKEGARRLLVTIYGMASQAFFDPERWPAETQLSVLDADLKMIGVA; this is encoded by the coding sequence ATGCCGGCCGTGGTGGATCACGAGGCGCGTCGACGCGCCGTGGCGGAAGTGACGGCGGACCTTGTCGCCAAGGCGGGGATCGAGGCGGTGACCGTGCGCGAGGTGGCGCAGGCCGCCGGATACAGCACGGCCATCGTCAGCCATTATTTCGCGTCCAAGGTGGAACTGCTGTTCTACACCTACCGCGCCACGGTCCTGCGCGCGCACCAGCGGATGGAGGGCGCACTGGAAGCCGGCGGCGGCCCGATAAGGCCTTATTTGGCTGCCCTGCTGCCGCTGAATGCCGAACAGCGGCGTGACTGGTTGGTCTGGTTCGCCTTCTGGACCATGGCCATCGCCGACCACACCCTGTCTGCCGAACAGCAGGTGCGGTCCCGGCAGATCACAGCGCGCGTGACCAGCCTGTTGATGGAACGCGGGCTTGCGGAGGATGCCGCCAAGGAAGGGGCACGGCGGCTGCTGGTCACCATCTATGGCATGGCCAGCCAAGCCTTCTTTGACCCCGAGCGCTGGCCAGCCGAAACGCAGCTATCGGTGCTTGACGCGGATTTGAAGATGATCGGGGTGGCCTAG